The Pseudoliparis swirei isolate HS2019 ecotype Mariana Trench chromosome 19, NWPU_hadal_v1, whole genome shotgun sequence genomic sequence TATGACAAAAGAGAATTCATACgtacaaaataaaactgacagaggaaaaataatgttgttttataAGCAATCCAAATAAAAGTTTACCTGGGTTCCATCAAGCGGGTCTTTCTGAGCAAAGGCTTGGACAAACTCCTCCGGCCCAATATGACGCAAATGTtcctggaaaacacacacagacagtcccATTAATAATTCTTTCATTTCAGTAATGGAAGGCAATCAATAAGAGGAAGTAATAACTCATTGACGTGACTCATTGGAATCCTATTTCCTCAAAGTGCCACTGGAGACTAATTCACTTCTATTAAAAGGCAACTGTGCAGTCACATGCACGTGCACATCTAAATGATTCATTGGACTTGACTCttgatacaaaaacaaaacagcgcAGCACCCACACAGTGACAGACAGCACAATGGCATCTAATTCTTCAAAATCAGAATTCACATGTTGCTATAACAATAGAAatagtcctgtatgtgtgcacAGTGcacgcctgtctctctccttctgtgtgtgtgcgtgtgccagaGTGTGAAGCTGTCAGGCCACATACATCCACAGCGGATTTATCCCCTTTGTTTGAAGCCCCACCAGATACACGTGCCCGCATCAAGACACACATGAATAGACTGAAGGCATCAAGCATGAGATGTGAGGGACACTGCAGAGATCCTTTgttcatgtacactaccgttcaaaagtttgggatcacttagaaatgacattatttttcaaagaaaagcactgttttttcaataaagataacattaaattaatcagaaatacactctatacattgttaatgtggtaaatgactattctaggtggaagtgtctggtttctaatgaaatatctccataggtgtatagaggcccatttccatcaactatcactccagtgttctaatggtacattgtgtttgctaatcgccttagaagactaatgtctgattagaaaacccgtgcaattatgttagcacagctgaaaacagttatgctggtgatataagcgatacaactggccttcctttgagcttgaagtttgtagaacaaaattaatatttcaaatattaatcattatttctaaccttgtcaatgtcttgactatattttatattcatttgataaataaaagtgtgatttttcatggaagacacgaaattgtctgggtgatcccaaacttttgaacggtagtgtatgttgcaTTGCATCATTccctttgttctttttattatacTGGGTGTGAACCAAATAGTGCTGACAAAGTAATAATCAAGGTTATGCTACAGTGAGCTTCAAAATGCTTTTGCTTCACAACGTAAACATCTCCTTGGTTGACGTCTTATAATCCTTGGTTCTTGACTTGGACGACGTCTCCATTCAGGCTTCACCATGATTGGCTGCTGCTCTGCACCCTTCTATCATTCTTTCCACTCCTTCTCATCCATTCTTGTTATCATCTCCATCCCTGACCTttgtctaacccccccccccctcctcctcaccagctCCACGTGGGTAAGCTGCTGTGCCAGTGTGTACGGGTCGTTGCAGATGGAGAGCACGTCCTTCTGGATGTGCGGAGGCTTCGTTTTGAAGGCCACCAGCTTGTCAGAGATGGAAGAGGCGTTGAGGGAGACCTTGAGGATGCTCTCTTCCCCCTGGCTCATCAGGGCCAGTCGCTGGCTGAGCTTCTGCAACACCTGGTTCAGAGTTTTCCAGTACgcctggagaggagagaggagagcagcggaatgaataatatattaatgCTTCATCATCACTCGGCATGAATTACTGTTTCAATTGTGAGCCCATGTGTAAGTACTCCACTCGCTCTCCCAAAACAAGCTGACTCTTTTTACTACAGCTCTCTATTTGAGAACTTATGAACAATTAAATTCATGAAACGTTTTTAAGGGTACAGCTTTTATAGTTATTGGCATTAATGCTCAAAAAATGTTTTAGCTCTATGTCTGCATCATCCTGTAAATGATATTTTAAACATCTCCTTTTTGATTCGTAAAGAATTAAGATTTTTCTTTATTAGATGCGCAAATTGTTACCTCATTAACTTCATCACTGTGGGACTGGTTGTGTTTCGTGAAAACATTTAATCTCCAACACATTAAGATTTATAACAAAGCCTTTATTCTTCGAAGTGATGGCTTTTGACATTATCCAATGGGGTTTGAAAGGATTTAATGAGCCCAATAATTAAGTTCAATGTAACTTTTCATTAGAACCGAGATGTGTTGATGACTGGTCACGGAGGCCATGAGGTCAGTCTGCCTTCacagatgaccccccccccccccccagctccacatatgcacacacatgcacacatgcccATACTGTAGACAGCAAGCTGCACATAGTAGCACATTCATCACCCActgtccttcctttctttctgtcccctcttcacctccctccctcattcCCGGTCTTCCACTCTGTTTCCAccgccctccttctcctctccatccCACTGTATCCCATCCCCCCAttttctccatccctctccctctctccatttcCCTGGCTGAAGATAGAGCCACTCCTCTaacatccttccttcctctctcctctcttgtaaTGGAATAGTGTGTAACACATAGCTGTGGCTACTCATCCTACACTGACACTCTGACTCCTTCCATCACCTCGCTACAGTAGTAGTGATGATAATTGAATTTCGTTCCCCATCAGCGCATTTCTTGCTGCAGCTTCGGCTTACGAAGATTATATTGGCATCAACTACACGGTGGATGAGAATCCCAGCACAAATGATTATCCTGTAGAAACTGATAACTTCATGAGCAGcattttgttattttgtccTTTATAAAGAAGatttagcaaaaaaaaaaaaaaaaagtgtctttgGTGAAGATGACCGGACTGCTACCACATGGCTGAATGTCATTGGTTTACCTCATCACAAGGAGCGATCCTGTGGAtgatgtccttcaggtacacgGCCATCTTCTCGTCCCTGAAGTCAGATGGGAAGGTCTCTGTCCACTCCGTCAGCAGCTGCAGGATCTTGGGACCAAACTTGCGCACTTTAGCCTGTTGTTGAAGAAGTGAAAGAGGGTTAGTGTGGTCTACATTTGTGACTCTCTCAGCAGAAGAAAACACCATGACGAGTCAGCAATctggcaaaaaaataaaataaaccagtggtttgtttaaaaaaaagaacaaccaTGTCTGAATGTTCCTGTTCCTTAGCTTGAGCATACTCATACAGGAGTTGTGAATTTGTGCGAGGTGCAGTGCTGACCGTATCAAGTGGGCTCTgatccagctgctgctgcttgatGCACAGCTCACACACCCTGGCCAGCAGCTCCGGAGGAGGGATGAACAGACGAGCGCTCAGCAAGAAGGTAAACACATAGGCTTTCTGTCAAAGGATGGAGGGAGACAGTCGCTAAGACACTGCCACTACATCAATAACACACACGGCTGCTTTCTGTAATTAAAGGAAGAGTAGCACTTTTAACAGAGACATGGGGCTAATAATCTAATTGGAATTATTGTCAGTACCACTAACTACCAAAAAGGACTTTCTGATGGAGTTTGTAATGAACAGAGGAGTGACTGTAGTACATGTCTGCTTACCTCGGGGTAGTAATCAGCAGTTGGCACCAGGTTATGTATCAGGGTGTCCAAGGAGGCGGAGGTGATCGGGGGCCCATCGGCCAGGCAAGCACCAGGCCCCGGGCCCTCCTGTGGGGCCTCCTCCCCAGGCTCAGCACAGGCCAGATGGGGGCTGAAGCCACTGGGAGTGGTGAACATGGTGCCTGAGCACACAGTCTGGGGCATTCCTGTCTAaaacaccaacagacagacagaatgaGGAAGAAGGACACGACCGGGTTTTATGAAATAGAAACTTGAGTACATTATTGACAGTAGTTCGATTTTGTGAGAGGAGATGAATTGAAATGCATCTTTCAGACATCATTCTCAAAAACACTTTTGTCTGCTGTGCATCCTGCGAGTGTTTTGTCTCCTGTTCACTCTCATTCTGCAGAAACACACTTATTCCATACAACTGAGTCGGCGGATATGGAattaccgccccccccccctttccccccctccccctccctttccccTCCAACAGTCTCCCACATCAACAAGACAGAGGAACAACAGAAATGTGGAGACTGTTGCGAGCTGAAAGCGATAGAGTAGCCTCCATATCTGGCCTGTACGTCTTTCCCTTTGGAAACAGGGTTAcatgtttaaaacaaaaaggtcCTGTCCCTCAATGGACCAATGCTGCAGCTGTAGTGGAAAGAAGCACTTCCTGCACAGATACTATAGAAACAGGAAGCattagattcaagattcaagatatATACTCTAATTGACTGGACCTGGTGACTATGTCTACCTGAATCACTCATCACCGAGGCCGACGGCAGTCTCTGGGTGCCTTCAGGCAGACTCGGGGGCACAAAGCCTCTCGTGCCTGCAGGAGTCACGGAAAGGGCAGCAAACCCACAGTGAGACCTTGAGCAACATGCAGGAAGTTATTTTCGATGTCAACATGCCATTTCTTCCTGCTGTTCGTAGCTAAGACAACAGCTTGGGCTGTTActgtacacacaaatatatacaatggTTACAGAAATACAATAAGAGAGCAGAAGACGAGTGGTGGAAAAATACCtcagaaataaagaaaatctcGATGGCTTGGCTTCAGCCATCAATCGAAATCCCCGAAGGAAACCTAGGAATGGACCAGGTTTGCTGCAACCGTTTCACCCTGTGGTGACCTTCAGGTTCCCTCCCCCCCACGTCTATCAGCCACCTTGATAAACTGGTGTCACAGGTCTGTGGGGTGAAAGGTCAAGTGCACACCGGTGTGTAGAAGCACAGATCATGTCTCAAGTTTCCTGTGTGAGGGATTCAGCTTTCCTTTGTTCTCCCCTACGCACTTACGCGTGCACTTGTACACACCTAGACACCAATGCACACAGACAAGACACGAAAGGCTGGGGGATGGGGAGTCTCACTGTGGGGAGCTTTTACAGCCTTGCTTCCACCTTAGGACACTGACACCCACAGCCATATCTCTAATAATATATGTTGTGGTTAAAGAGGGCCGACATCTTCTTGCCTGCTACTCTGAGCTATAATGAtgtgagagggagaaaaaaagatgagcaGATGACGCCGAGGACATTGGATAGAGCTGTATCCATCTAAATATTGAAACTATACTCATATAGTAAAGTAACttatatgtgtgttttgtgtgttgtgtgtgtcttttaaatAGTCTACTTTGCTGGGTGAGATATTATGACCAAAGGAGCCCGATAAAAAATATGACTATGATAATCATGTCCTTAATACACGTTTTGAGTGGTTTTCCACCTTTCAACATGATTGTCACAGTCTAGATGAGGTCCCAGAAGGACTTTATCTGCGGGTCATCTCAtgcatacacataaacacacatctctgccagtgtgtttgtgttcatataTGTATGGGAGTGACAGAGTTGTATTTTACGTGCCCACACTGTCAATGATTCCCCCTATCGTTTGTGATAATCTTCACTCTTCTTATTTCTCCCAAACGCGTCCTCCTCAGCTGAATCTCTCTCCAGCTCTGATTCGTTAATTTATCACAGCTCTGTGTCTCCATCAGTCGATAAGTCATCCGTTTCTGTGTATGAGGCACTCACTTTTCACACTGTGACACTAAAGCGGATGTGGAATTGGTCTGAGTTATAGGTTTAAgatttttgttttaatcttCAAGTTTAGgtttaagatttaaaaaaaacttgaaccTAAACTTAGTAGTTTGGCATAGTAGAGCCTTTTTACAGCTTCATAAAGAGGAGGAAAATTGTATCTTCAACATAGACTGTATGCTCTGTGACCTCAAGTGGGTCGTCTTTGCCATCTTGGCAGAGACGACACGGCCTAACTCTAAAAATGTGGCGAGAGATTATGTTACAAAGTTTGAGTTTCTTGAAAGGAGAACTTTGCCAATGTTACACATTAATCTAGCGTCTAGTATTATTTAACAACAATATTGCTGACACCACACTTTTCCTGCAATGTGACCAACAAGTCATCCACAGCTGTACTCTATGTATAACTTGTTTCCGTACCTCGTGATACATCCAGCTCCCTCTTTGCCACTCTTTGTCACATTGCATCAACAAAGCGtgaaaaaacacattcagaaaCAAGTATAGAACAGGTGAGTGTGGTGTAGTGTGATCTAATCCCCCAGAGATCTCCAGCATGCTGTCAAAGCCAGCCCTGCATTCGGTCTAGACAGCTGGGGGAGTGTCATTGTTCGAGGTCCTTGcagcgtgcctgtgtgtgtgggagtattTTTGTTATCGTTGTATTTTGACATCAGGGGATCCGCCTGCTTTGTTCTATCATGATTCACAGAATGGCCGTGTCTGGAGACACACTATCTTCATCAGCACCCTTGACTGTGTAGctctgtgtgcttgtgtgtgtgtgattctttgtgtgtgtgttgatgaaaCAATGGCGTTCCTGACATGACTGAGCAGTTTGAGGCTGTCAAACAGCTTTATAATGTTGTTAATCTCTGTTTTCAATGATCCAATTCTGTCTCGTCTCAGTAAAACCTGATTCGCCACATAACTAGTATTACTCATCATtcttcctgtatgtgtgtgtgtgtgtgtgtgtgtgtttggtgaagAGAATGCTGACACAGTCGCTGACAAATCTGATCTGCTACTAAGGAGTTAATGGACGAGGACAATCAGTATTAGAGATGGCTCTCCATTAAGACTGAAGAAGCTTATTCAGGACAAATCCAACCACTGTCTGACCTCCATCATTAAGGAGGCAAGGGTCTAAGGTGAAGAGTTAAGGCTCCTTAGTGGGGGCAGGTGGGTCAAAAGTCCCGTTGAGGTCGTTGTTGTCATTATGCCTCTCAGTTTGGCTACATATAGACTTTGTCTGCAGTCAGGgacatatttttaaaagctcTTCAAGAGAAAGACTTTAAACAAGGTACTGATGGCATTTCAACTCATCATCAATCCAAATGGAAGTTAAGGACaagtttatataatttatagtAGCAGAAATTAAGCACAAATACTATTTGGACAAGAATTAGCTGTTTTTCTGATAAATAAATTGGGAATACTGATggaattgaaaaataaatctcaAAAGATAGTTTAATGTTTTTGGTGGGATGTTGGATGAAAGAATCAAATAGACAAAGTCGAGGTTTGTAACTGAATGTTACAATATAAAATggttagatttaaaaaatatatatatattgtagtaTTCGTAGTCATAACAACATGTGAAGCAATGGTATTCTTAGAAGGGCTGCACATCGTCAGAGCTGAGCACATAAAATATCTGGCATGGTTATTGCagcaatgttttgttttgttcctgcGGTTGCTTCCTGGCTTCAGAATTCTTAAGGGGACTCATCGGGGAGTACAGGAATAAGATGGCAAAATAGGAGAGAAAGGTGGGCTGAGGGGGGGGATATATCCCCTCAGGGTGCGTGTGCAGACAATCTAGACTCGATGAATGTTAAAGTCACCTCTTGCGAGACTCCCTAAACTCCTCTTTTGCTTTACCGACTCCATCATGTGACTTCCCCCCTTCCTCACAGACTGATTTACAAAGACGAACGCTTCCTTTCTAATTTAGGATCCACATGTTCGCTCCTTTCCACAGTACAGTTTCAACACATCATCTATTTCAGTAGTGCGTTCTAAAAAAGCATTTGTCGCGTATTTTTGGTCCTGACACTGTTCTGTGTGCCTTGGAGTATTGCAGCTCTGGCCTAATTTTTCCACCGTGTTCTTTGAAAGCTGAAATGATGCTAATAGAGAATGAATGGAGTATTCTCCTGATGGCAGGGGCTCGGAGGAGAGTAAACACCTCTTTGTTATCCAGCTTCTCACTCCCCTTTCCTTTACACATGtcccctccactcctctcctccccctttctctccctctccacgcCCTACTTTCCATGAGCTCGTCCAGGACGCCGGTGCAGATGGCCCCACAGCAgcctttagctcagtggggtaagagggccgtcctgcaaccgcagggttgtgggttcgatcccccccccccatagcaaGTCGTGAAGTCCTGTcaagcaaggcactgaaccccctcTTGCTTCCGGCGCCTTCACCCAGCCcccttaataaataaaaaaggatgaTGGGCAGAGAacagatttttttaataaattaaaaataaattatatattctgtcgcccagtgggaggagccgcTGGCACAAGAGTCGTTTTGGCCTTGCGCCCTTACCATCATCCCCAGTCTCAACAGGAGCCCAAAAGGGTTTTGACGTCCATGAATGTCGAGGTGAAGGGGCCGAGCCAATCTGGCTGCTGAGCTCCACGGTGACCGCACGGCACCGCTGACAACAGAGAGAGCGCAAAATACCACACATGTGTCACCGCGCAGACACGCGTTGCAACAAAATCTCAATACTGTTggttaatggtgtgtgtgtgtgtgtgtgtgtgtgtgtttgaggaggaGTGGCGCTGAAAACAAATGAGTTCATTGTGTCATGAaaaaacacatgcatgcacacttgcacccacacagcagccaaaCACAGGATTGAGTTACCGTGGAGGCATTCCAGCTCCCCACCCATTCCACGGCCGCTCTCTCTGCGGTACGAGCCTGAAGGCGGTTGGGAATCACACTCAAGGCTCGACATCCCAAATCCCTTTTATTGGAATTCCCCTGTAGTGTCTAAGCGGGGTCACGTTGACATCCTGGCACCTGTTCCACACCCACCAGCTCCATCAATCCCAATGTAAAGCTCATGGGGAATTCTCCTccgtgagcgcacacacaccccgtgCACATGTGTAGCCCTCCCCATTCCTGAGGTGGGCTTGGACAcagttgcatgtgtgtgtgtgtgtgtgagtgtgtgcgcttGCACTCATGTGCACGTGCTGGTAAAAAGGGCTGGGAGAGCAGATCCAAGTCCGAGTGAAGTCATTCCTTCACTGCGAACATGACCATCTGTCCGACTGTTCTCCAAAAGATGTCGCTTCTCGTCTGTTTTCTCATACTAAGAACAAAAACAGTGAGATAAAGCAAGATGCAACAACTTTGAGAGAAACTGCACACTTTAATCGCTAAAGTAAAACTGTTACCTTGAGATACATATTGATGGAACTGAAATCAGCATTACACCAAACCATGAAAGTCTGTGCACTCAGGGTTGAGCACCATTATCCACTGACTTCTCTTTCAAACCACTAAATCCACTAATGAATCTATTACCCTTGTTCGGAATGGATAGAAATGTCATACTTAAATGAATTGAAGGCTTGCAACATGTGATGGGTCCGGGCAATATATCATGTTATTAGAGATAATTAAAGCTGAGCACAGATTGGCTCTTAGTGGGCATGTCGCACATGTCTGAGCCTCAAGTGCTCTAGATCTGTCATTCACAATGGTCATAATGCCTTAAATAACAGTCATGTATTATTCATAATATTCCGATTTACAACAACCCTTGATGCCATGCTGCGACATAGATAAAAATGATTTTGTCTCTGTCCTAAACAGGCATAATTTCGCCGCAAGTGCACTTATGAGGAATTACCTGCAGTGATGGAGAGCATCCAGAAATAAAGGATGAATGAAACAATGCCTACGTGCCACTACCTCAGTCCTTTAAGCACTCTTTTAAAATTAGACGTCATCCAAACACCGTCTAAGGATTATGTTACTCGCAATCAAACCTGAACAATAACTGCCGCAAAACTAATGAGCGAGACGATAACAGATGCAAATCTAATAACCAGACGTTACTAATTTCATCATGGCTGTCTCTTTGTCCTTAAAGTACATCTATCTTCTCATTACAACAAACGCGGGCAGAGGCCATGCGGTGTGTCCCTGCTGATGTATGATGTCGAAGCGTACTAATTAGTGTTGGGAGATTGAGTGGTTCATAACTCATGCCTCATGTGATTTGATACAATTAGAGACAGAGGTCAGAGTGCATGCTTCATTAATCCACAACTACTTGTTCATGTTGATGGCAGGTTCTGCTCGAGGTTTCTACCCGATCTACGGgagttttttctttcctctgtatGTTCTCGCTCATGGGGGAATATTGTGTCTCTGTAAATTAAAGAGTAAAGACCTGCTCCATATAACACGTTTCTTCAGATAACTTCCCATTGTTGTGTCCATAATGCTTTCTGGGATAACACTCTTATTCACATCAATATTCTTGAGCTAAAATGGGTCCTTCACATACTCTGAAATATCTTCCCAATGTATTCACATTTTGCTGCATGTCCTTCTATTTGTGATGAGTGATGTCAGCCACAGCAACAGTGTGCTAACCCAGCAGCCTGGTGTGAACAGAATATCAGGGGGCTGCCCAGTGGCCATGATGGTGTTACTGATATCAAGAACGGGATTTTACCAACATATCTTGTATATTAAATGCTAAAATGATCACCCTATTGTTGAAGTAGAATCATGTGATTGACATATAAAGATGGTTCATACTTACTGTATCCCTTTGGGGTAGGTCTATAAAGTCTGTTGTGTTTCCAACCCCACTTGTACACCGCAAAATAAATCCAACCGTTGTTGTATTTACCTTTGTTATGAAATGTCTACTCACACAAACATTTGTCAATACTAGTGCTGATACATCTGTTTCAGTACCAATATAAAGTATGTGCTATACCAGTATGTACTGGAGATATTTTTAAATGGACTCTTACTAAACACATTGCACGTATccttgagacctaaaaaatgtgtTGAAGCATTCCTATCTACAAAACTGTCTGattaatattgatattttaAAAGCTAAATTGTAAATATGTTATTACCTTTAGGTTTCCTCTCTTTCTATTCTTTTGTTGGCACACTGCGATGCTTCTCTGGGTGTTTCCTCCACAGGACTCCTACCAGTC encodes the following:
- the LOC130209481 gene encoding ras-GEF domain-containing family member 1C-like isoform X1 codes for the protein MMTGMPQTVCSGTMFTTPSGFSPHLACAEPGEEAPQEGPGPGACLADGPPITSASLDTLIHNLVPTADYYPEKAYVFTFLLSARLFIPPPELLARVCELCIKQQQLDQSPLDTAKVRKFGPKILQLLTEWTETFPSDFRDEKMAVYLKDIIHRIAPCDEAYWKTLNQVLQKLSQRLALMSQGEESILKVSLNASSISDKLVAFKTKPPHIQKDVLSICNDPYTLAQQLTHVELEHLRHIGPEEFVQAFAQKDPLDGTQPCFSDQKKKTSNLEAYVRWFNRLCYLVATEICMPAKKKQRAQVIEFFIDVARECFNIGNFNSLMAIISGMNMSPVSRLKKTWGKVKTAKFFILEHQMDPTGNFYNYRTALRGAAHRSRTANSNRERIVIPFFSLLIKDIYFLNEGCANRLPNGHVNFEKFVELARQVREFMTWKRVECPFEEDRAILHYLHTAPIFSEDGLYLASYESESPENQVEKDRWKALRSNVLGKT
- the LOC130209481 gene encoding ras-GEF domain-containing family member 1C-like isoform X2; its protein translation is MPQTVCSGTMFTTPSGFSPHLACAEPGEEAPQEGPGPGACLADGPPITSASLDTLIHNLVPTADYYPEKAYVFTFLLSARLFIPPPELLARVCELCIKQQQLDQSPLDTAKVRKFGPKILQLLTEWTETFPSDFRDEKMAVYLKDIIHRIAPCDEAYWKTLNQVLQKLSQRLALMSQGEESILKVSLNASSISDKLVAFKTKPPHIQKDVLSICNDPYTLAQQLTHVELEHLRHIGPEEFVQAFAQKDPLDGTQPCFSDQKKKTSNLEAYVRWFNRLCYLVATEICMPAKKKQRAQVIEFFIDVARECFNIGNFNSLMAIISGMNMSPVSRLKKTWGKVKTAKFFILEHQMDPTGNFYNYRTALRGAAHRSRTANSNRERIVIPFFSLLIKDIYFLNEGCANRLPNGHVNFEKFVELARQVREFMTWKRVECPFEEDRAILHYLHTAPIFSEDGLYLASYESESPENQVEKDRWKALRSNVLGKT